In one window of Miscanthus floridulus cultivar M001 chromosome 12, ASM1932011v1, whole genome shotgun sequence DNA:
- the LOC136496458 gene encoding V-type proton ATPase subunit D-like — MAGQNQRLNVVPTVTMLGAMKARLVGATRGHALLKKKSDALTVQFRAILKKIVAAKESMGETMRASSFSLAEAKYVAGDGVRHVVLQSVRAASVRVRSHQENVAGVKLPKFTHFVDPAAASGAPSNASPSLTGLARGGQQVAACRAAHVKAIEVLVELASLQTSFLTLDEAIKTTNRRVNALENVVKPRIENTISYIKGELDELEREDFFRLKKIQGYKKREIERQMAAAKLFAEEQLAEDLALKRGISVGAAANLLVAGGEKDDDIIF, encoded by the coding sequence ATGGCTGGGCAGAACCAGCGCCTCAACGTCGTGCCTACGGTGACGATGCTCGGCGCCATGAAGGCCCGGCTCGTCGGCGCGACCCGCGGCCACGCGCTGCTGAAGAAGAAGTCCGACGCGCTGACGGTCCAGTTCCGCGCCATCCTCAAGAAGATCGTCGCCGCCAAGGAGTCCATGGGCGAGACGATGCGCGCCTCCTCCTTCTCCCTAGCCGAGGCCAAGTACGTCGCCGGCGACGGCGTCCGCCACGTCGTCCTCCAGTCCGTCCGCGCCGCGTCCGTCCGCGTCCGGTCCCACCAGGAGAACGTGGCCGGGGTCAAGCTCCCCAAGTTCACCCACTTCGTCGACCCCGCCGCGGCCTCCGGGGCCCCATCGAACGCGTCCCCGAGCCTCACGGGCCTGGCCCGCGGTGGGCAGCAGGTCGCCGCCTGCCGCGCTGCGCACGTCAAGGCCATCGAGGTGCTGGTCGAGCTCGCCTCGCTGCAGACCTCCTTCCTCACGCTCGACGAGGCCATCAAGACCACCAACCGCCGCGTCAACGCGCTCGAGAACGTCGTCAAGCCCAGGATCGAGAACACCATCAGCTACATAAAGGGGGAGCTTGACGAGCTCGAGCGCGAGGACTTCTTCAGGCTCAAGAAGATCCAGGGCTACAAGAAGAGGGAGATCGAGCGCCAGATGGCCGCCGCCAAGCTGTTCGCGGAGGAACAGCTCGCCGAGGATCTCGCGCTCAAGAGGGGCATCTCCGTGGGGGCTGCGGCAAATCTGCTGGTTGCTGGTGGGGAGAAGGACGACGACATCATCTTCTGA